A genomic stretch from Poecilia reticulata strain Guanapo linkage group LG20, Guppy_female_1.0+MT, whole genome shotgun sequence includes:
- the u2surp gene encoding U2 snRNP-associated SURP motif-containing protein isoform X2, with product MKGRVSRFEPLPGSEGRRSFLDDCAPGSHDVGDPSTTNLYLGNINPQMNEEMLCQEFGRYGPLASVKIMWPRTDEERARERNCGFVAFMNRRDAERALKNLNGKMIMNFEMKLGWGKGVPIPPHPIYIPPSMMEHTLPPPPSGLPFNAQPRERLKNPNAPMIPPPKNKEEFEKTLSQAIVKVVIPTERNLLSLIHRMIEFVVREGPMFEAMIMNREINNPMYRFLFDNQSPAHVYYRWKLYTILQGESPAKWRTEDFRMFKNGSLWRPPPLNPYLHGPYDDGDEEEEEEEGNKKGSLKEEERDKLEEMLRGLSPRRGDVAEAMLFCLNHAEAAEEIVECITESLSILKTPLPKKIARLYLVSDVLYNSSAKVSNASYYRKYFETKLSQVFADLNATYKTIQGHLQSENFKQRVMSCFRAWEDWAVYPDPFLIKLQNIFLGLVNLSSEKEVPLVVEPEPAEDLDGAPLGEFVDGAPLEDMDGVPIDAVPIDGAPIDGAPLDDLDGVPIKSIDDDIDGVPLDQSAGATFKVAPSKWEAVDEAELQAQAVTTSKWEIFEQPEETKKGEADSDDDDRSPRSEDNQSYSNPIRDDSDLKAKMSEMNEEKRTKLREIEVKVMKFQDELESGKRPKKPGQSIQEQVEHYRDKLLQKEKEKEKLEREKEREKKEKEKAEARLKELKKEKEKDDTPTRKERKRHHSGSPSPSRSGSRRGRSSSPRSERSERSERSDRSYSKDTTSRSSHKDSPRSSNKKSSKRSPSSPRTPKRSRRSRSRTPKKSTKKSRSRSRSPHRSHKKSKKSKH from the exons ATGAAAGGACGCGTCAGTCGCTTTGAGCCTCTGCCGGGATCGGAGGGAAGACGCTCCT TTTTGGACGACTGCGCGCCAGGATCCCATGATGTCGGCGATCCATCCACTACTAACTTGTATCTTGGAAACATCAATCCACAG ATGAATGAGGAGATGTTGTGTCAAGAATTTGGGCGGTATGGCCCTCTGGCCAGCGTAAAAATCATGTGGCCGAGGACGGACGAGGAGCGAGCTCGGGAGAGGAACTGTGGATTTGTGGCCTTTATGAACAGGAGGGATGCTGAGCGAGCCCTCAAGAACCTTAATG GGAAAATGATCATGaactttgaaatgaaattaGGATGGGGCAAAGGTGTGCCCATCCCTCCTCACCCCATATATATCCCTCCTTCCATGATGGAGCATACACTCCCGCCCCCTCCCTCCGGCCTACCCTTCAACGCGCAGCCCCGAGAGAGGCTAAAGAACCCCAATGCTCCAATGATTCCTCCACCCAAAAACAAGGAGGAGTTTGAGAAG ACTCTGTCGCAAGCCATAGTCAAAGTGGTTATCCCAACAGAAAg GAATCTGCTCTCTCTCATCCACCGCATGATCGAATTTGTGGTGCGTGAAGGCCCAATGTTTGAAGCCATGATCATGAACAGAGAAATCAACAACCCAATGTACAG gtttttatttgacaaCCAGAGCCCGGCGCACGTATACTATCGTTGGAAGCTCTACACTATACTACAG GGTGAATCCCCGGCCAAATGGCGAACAGAGGACTTTAGAATGTTTAAAAATGGCTCTTTATGGCGTCCGCCTCCTCTTAATCCGTACCTACACGGTCCGTATGACGAcggtgatgaagaggaagaagaggaggagggaaacaAGAAAGGCTCCTTGAAAGAAGA ggagcggGACAAACTGGAGGAGATGCTCCGCGGTCTGTCTCCGAGGAGAGGAGACGTGGCAGAGGCCATGCTGTTTTGTCTAAACCACGCTGAAGCTGCTGAGGAGATTGTGGAGTGCATCACTGAGTCCCTCTCCATTCTGAAGACCCCTCTGCCAAAGAAG ATTGCACGGTTATATCTCGTTTCCGATGTGCTGTACAACTCTTCTGCCAAAGTGTCCAATGCGTCTTACTACAGAAAATA TTTTGAGACGAAGCTGAGCCAGGTTTTCGCTGATCTCAACGCCACATACAAGACGATACAAGGACACCTGCAGAGCGAGAACTTCAAG CAACGAGTGATGTCATGTTTCCGGGCGTGGGAGGATTGGGCCGTGTACCCTGATCCCTTTCTCATTAAGCTGCAGAATATCTTCCTTGGACTTGTTAATCTCTCCTCGGAAAAGGAGGTCCCTCTTGTTGTAGAG CCTGAACCTGCAGAAGACCTCGACGGGGCCCCTCTGGGGGAGTTCGTAGATGGAGCCCCTCTGGAGGACATGGATGGGGTCCCTATTGATGCAGTACCCATTGATGGGGCGCCAATCGATGGAGCTCCTCTCGATGACTTAGACGGGGTTCCTATTAAGTCCATTGACGACGACATCGATGGAGTACCTC TGGATCAGTCAGCGGGAGCAACTTTCAAGGTTGCACCCTCAAAATGGGAAGCGGTGGATGAGGCAGAGTTGCAGGCTCAAG CTGTAACAACCTCAAAATGGGAGATATTTGAGCAACCGGAAGAAACAAAGAA GGGCGAGGCAGACAGCGATGACGACGACAGGAGCCCTCGCTCAGAGGATAATCAGAGTTACTCCAACCCCATCAGAGACGACTCTGATCTCAAAGCCAAGATGTCTGAAATGAATGAGGAGAAACGCACCAAGCTCAGAGAGATtgag GTTAAAGTCATGAAGTTCCAGGATGAGCTGGAGTCTGGGAAAAGGCCCAAGAAGCCTGGGCAGAGTATCCAGGAGCAGGTGGAGCACTACAGGGACAAACTGCTACAGAAG gagaaagaaaaagagaaacttgaGCGTgagaaagaaagggagaaaaaggaaaaggagaaagcAGAGGCGCGGTTAAAAGAACTgaagaaggaaaaggagaagGATGACACGCCAACCAGGAAAGAAAG AAAGCGGCATCACAGCGGCTCTCCCAGTCCGTCGAGGAGCGGCAGCAGGCGAGGCCGGTCGTCCTCACCGCGTTCAGAGCGCTCGGAGAGATCGGAACGCTCCGATCGGTCGTACTCTAAAGACACAACGTCACGCTCATCCCATAAAGACTCTCCTCGGTCCAGCAACAAAAAATCGTCCAAGAG ATCTCCATCTTCACCTCGCACACCGAAGCGATCGAGGCGGTCGCGCTCCAGGACACCCAAGAAATCAACCAAGAAGTCCCGCTCCAGATCTAGATCCCCCCACCGATCTCACAAGAAATCTAAGAAGAGCAAACACTGA
- the u2surp gene encoding U2 snRNP-associated SURP motif-containing protein isoform X1 — MADRTPGSQKASAKALLESKLKSFSIGKMAVAKRTLSKKEQDEIKKKEDERAAAEIYEEFLAAFEGGGENKVKAFVRGGLANASKEESASDEKRGKLYKPKSRFETQSKSILPLETPSQFLPADKRNTLKKGSEKEKKKSNLELFKEELKQIQEERDERHRMKGRVSRFEPLPGSEGRRSSDGSSRRNRPSSVLDDCAPGSHDVGDPSTTNLYLGNINPQMNEEMLCQEFGRYGPLASVKIMWPRTDEERARERNCGFVAFMNRRDAERALKNLNGKMIMNFEMKLGWGKGVPIPPHPIYIPPSMMEHTLPPPPSGLPFNAQPRERLKNPNAPMIPPPKNKEEFEKTLSQAIVKVVIPTERNLLSLIHRMIEFVVREGPMFEAMIMNREINNPMYRFLFDNQSPAHVYYRWKLYTILQGESPAKWRTEDFRMFKNGSLWRPPPLNPYLHGPYDDGDEEEEEEEGNKKGSLKEEERDKLEEMLRGLSPRRGDVAEAMLFCLNHAEAAEEIVECITESLSILKTPLPKKIARLYLVSDVLYNSSAKVSNASYYRKYFETKLSQVFADLNATYKTIQGHLQSENFKQRVMSCFRAWEDWAVYPDPFLIKLQNIFLGLVNLSSEKEVPLVVEPEPAEDLDGAPLGEFVDGAPLEDMDGVPIDAVPIDGAPIDGAPLDDLDGVPIKSIDDDIDGVPLDQSAGATFKVAPSKWEAVDEAELQAQAVTTSKWEIFEQPEETKKGEADSDDDDRSPRSEDNQSYSNPIRDDSDLKAKMSEMNEEKRTKLREIEVKVMKFQDELESGKRPKKPGQSIQEQVEHYRDKLLQKEKEKEKLEREKEREKKEKEKAEARLKELKKEKEKDDTPTRKERKRHHSGSPSPSRSGSRRGRSSSPRSERSERSERSDRSYSKDTTSRSSHKDSPRSSNKKSSKRSPSSPRTPKRSRRSRSRTPKKSTKKSRSRSRSPHRSHKKSKKSKH, encoded by the exons ATGGCGGACCGAACGCCTGGCTCTCAAAAAGCTAGCGCTAAG GCGCTACTTGAGAGCAAACTCAAGTCTTTTAGCATTGGCAAGATGGCTGTGGCGAAAAGAACTTTAAGCAAGAAGGAACAagatgaaataaagaaaaag GAAGATGAGCGAGCGGCGGCAGAGATTTATGAAGAGTTTCTTGCTGCTtttgaaggaggaggagagaataAGGTCAAGGCATTTGTCAGAGGGGGTCTCGCAAATGCATCGAAAG AGGAATCGGCTTCTGATGAAAAAAGGGGAAAGTTGTACAAGCCCAAATCCCGTTTTGAGACCCAGTCAAAAAGCATCTTGCCTTTGGAGACTCCCTCTCAGTTTTTACCAgcagacaaaagaaat acTTTAAAGAAGGGCAgtgaaaaggagaagaagaagagtaacttggaactttttaaagaagaaCTTAAACA AATCCAAGAAGAAAGGGACGAAAGACACCGGATGAAAGGACGCGTCAGTCGCTTTGAGCCTCTGCCGGGATCGGAGGGAAGACGCTCCT CGGATGGTTCTTCAAGAAGAAACCGTCCGTCCAGTG TTTTGGACGACTGCGCGCCAGGATCCCATGATGTCGGCGATCCATCCACTACTAACTTGTATCTTGGAAACATCAATCCACAG ATGAATGAGGAGATGTTGTGTCAAGAATTTGGGCGGTATGGCCCTCTGGCCAGCGTAAAAATCATGTGGCCGAGGACGGACGAGGAGCGAGCTCGGGAGAGGAACTGTGGATTTGTGGCCTTTATGAACAGGAGGGATGCTGAGCGAGCCCTCAAGAACCTTAATG GGAAAATGATCATGaactttgaaatgaaattaGGATGGGGCAAAGGTGTGCCCATCCCTCCTCACCCCATATATATCCCTCCTTCCATGATGGAGCATACACTCCCGCCCCCTCCCTCCGGCCTACCCTTCAACGCGCAGCCCCGAGAGAGGCTAAAGAACCCCAATGCTCCAATGATTCCTCCACCCAAAAACAAGGAGGAGTTTGAGAAG ACTCTGTCGCAAGCCATAGTCAAAGTGGTTATCCCAACAGAAAg GAATCTGCTCTCTCTCATCCACCGCATGATCGAATTTGTGGTGCGTGAAGGCCCAATGTTTGAAGCCATGATCATGAACAGAGAAATCAACAACCCAATGTACAG gtttttatttgacaaCCAGAGCCCGGCGCACGTATACTATCGTTGGAAGCTCTACACTATACTACAG GGTGAATCCCCGGCCAAATGGCGAACAGAGGACTTTAGAATGTTTAAAAATGGCTCTTTATGGCGTCCGCCTCCTCTTAATCCGTACCTACACGGTCCGTATGACGAcggtgatgaagaggaagaagaggaggagggaaacaAGAAAGGCTCCTTGAAAGAAGA ggagcggGACAAACTGGAGGAGATGCTCCGCGGTCTGTCTCCGAGGAGAGGAGACGTGGCAGAGGCCATGCTGTTTTGTCTAAACCACGCTGAAGCTGCTGAGGAGATTGTGGAGTGCATCACTGAGTCCCTCTCCATTCTGAAGACCCCTCTGCCAAAGAAG ATTGCACGGTTATATCTCGTTTCCGATGTGCTGTACAACTCTTCTGCCAAAGTGTCCAATGCGTCTTACTACAGAAAATA TTTTGAGACGAAGCTGAGCCAGGTTTTCGCTGATCTCAACGCCACATACAAGACGATACAAGGACACCTGCAGAGCGAGAACTTCAAG CAACGAGTGATGTCATGTTTCCGGGCGTGGGAGGATTGGGCCGTGTACCCTGATCCCTTTCTCATTAAGCTGCAGAATATCTTCCTTGGACTTGTTAATCTCTCCTCGGAAAAGGAGGTCCCTCTTGTTGTAGAG CCTGAACCTGCAGAAGACCTCGACGGGGCCCCTCTGGGGGAGTTCGTAGATGGAGCCCCTCTGGAGGACATGGATGGGGTCCCTATTGATGCAGTACCCATTGATGGGGCGCCAATCGATGGAGCTCCTCTCGATGACTTAGACGGGGTTCCTATTAAGTCCATTGACGACGACATCGATGGAGTACCTC TGGATCAGTCAGCGGGAGCAACTTTCAAGGTTGCACCCTCAAAATGGGAAGCGGTGGATGAGGCAGAGTTGCAGGCTCAAG CTGTAACAACCTCAAAATGGGAGATATTTGAGCAACCGGAAGAAACAAAGAA GGGCGAGGCAGACAGCGATGACGACGACAGGAGCCCTCGCTCAGAGGATAATCAGAGTTACTCCAACCCCATCAGAGACGACTCTGATCTCAAAGCCAAGATGTCTGAAATGAATGAGGAGAAACGCACCAAGCTCAGAGAGATtgag GTTAAAGTCATGAAGTTCCAGGATGAGCTGGAGTCTGGGAAAAGGCCCAAGAAGCCTGGGCAGAGTATCCAGGAGCAGGTGGAGCACTACAGGGACAAACTGCTACAGAAG gagaaagaaaaagagaaacttgaGCGTgagaaagaaagggagaaaaaggaaaaggagaaagcAGAGGCGCGGTTAAAAGAACTgaagaaggaaaaggagaagGATGACACGCCAACCAGGAAAGAAAG AAAGCGGCATCACAGCGGCTCTCCCAGTCCGTCGAGGAGCGGCAGCAGGCGAGGCCGGTCGTCCTCACCGCGTTCAGAGCGCTCGGAGAGATCGGAACGCTCCGATCGGTCGTACTCTAAAGACACAACGTCACGCTCATCCCATAAAGACTCTCCTCGGTCCAGCAACAAAAAATCGTCCAAGAG ATCTCCATCTTCACCTCGCACACCGAAGCGATCGAGGCGGTCGCGCTCCAGGACACCCAAGAAATCAACCAAGAAGTCCCGCTCCAGATCTAGATCCCCCCACCGATCTCACAAGAAATCTAAGAAGAGCAAACACTGA
- the u2surp gene encoding U2 snRNP-associated SURP motif-containing protein isoform X3: MIEFVVREGPMFEAMIMNREINNPMYRFLFDNQSPAHVYYRWKLYTILQGESPAKWRTEDFRMFKNGSLWRPPPLNPYLHGPYDDGDEEEEEEEGNKKGSLKEEERDKLEEMLRGLSPRRGDVAEAMLFCLNHAEAAEEIVECITESLSILKTPLPKKIARLYLVSDVLYNSSAKVSNASYYRKYFETKLSQVFADLNATYKTIQGHLQSENFKQRVMSCFRAWEDWAVYPDPFLIKLQNIFLGLVNLSSEKEVPLVVEPEPAEDLDGAPLGEFVDGAPLEDMDGVPIDAVPIDGAPIDGAPLDDLDGVPIKSIDDDIDGVPLDQSAGATFKVAPSKWEAVDEAELQAQAVTTSKWEIFEQPEETKKGEADSDDDDRSPRSEDNQSYSNPIRDDSDLKAKMSEMNEEKRTKLREIEVKVMKFQDELESGKRPKKPGQSIQEQVEHYRDKLLQKEKEKEKLEREKEREKKEKEKAEARLKELKKEKEKDDTPTRKERKRHHSGSPSPSRSGSRRGRSSSPRSERSERSERSDRSYSKDTTSRSSHKDSPRSSNKKSSKRSPSSPRTPKRSRRSRSRTPKKSTKKSRSRSRSPHRSHKKSKKSKH; the protein is encoded by the exons ATGATCGAATTTGTGGTGCGTGAAGGCCCAATGTTTGAAGCCATGATCATGAACAGAGAAATCAACAACCCAATGTACAG gtttttatttgacaaCCAGAGCCCGGCGCACGTATACTATCGTTGGAAGCTCTACACTATACTACAG GGTGAATCCCCGGCCAAATGGCGAACAGAGGACTTTAGAATGTTTAAAAATGGCTCTTTATGGCGTCCGCCTCCTCTTAATCCGTACCTACACGGTCCGTATGACGAcggtgatgaagaggaagaagaggaggagggaaacaAGAAAGGCTCCTTGAAAGAAGA ggagcggGACAAACTGGAGGAGATGCTCCGCGGTCTGTCTCCGAGGAGAGGAGACGTGGCAGAGGCCATGCTGTTTTGTCTAAACCACGCTGAAGCTGCTGAGGAGATTGTGGAGTGCATCACTGAGTCCCTCTCCATTCTGAAGACCCCTCTGCCAAAGAAG ATTGCACGGTTATATCTCGTTTCCGATGTGCTGTACAACTCTTCTGCCAAAGTGTCCAATGCGTCTTACTACAGAAAATA TTTTGAGACGAAGCTGAGCCAGGTTTTCGCTGATCTCAACGCCACATACAAGACGATACAAGGACACCTGCAGAGCGAGAACTTCAAG CAACGAGTGATGTCATGTTTCCGGGCGTGGGAGGATTGGGCCGTGTACCCTGATCCCTTTCTCATTAAGCTGCAGAATATCTTCCTTGGACTTGTTAATCTCTCCTCGGAAAAGGAGGTCCCTCTTGTTGTAGAG CCTGAACCTGCAGAAGACCTCGACGGGGCCCCTCTGGGGGAGTTCGTAGATGGAGCCCCTCTGGAGGACATGGATGGGGTCCCTATTGATGCAGTACCCATTGATGGGGCGCCAATCGATGGAGCTCCTCTCGATGACTTAGACGGGGTTCCTATTAAGTCCATTGACGACGACATCGATGGAGTACCTC TGGATCAGTCAGCGGGAGCAACTTTCAAGGTTGCACCCTCAAAATGGGAAGCGGTGGATGAGGCAGAGTTGCAGGCTCAAG CTGTAACAACCTCAAAATGGGAGATATTTGAGCAACCGGAAGAAACAAAGAA GGGCGAGGCAGACAGCGATGACGACGACAGGAGCCCTCGCTCAGAGGATAATCAGAGTTACTCCAACCCCATCAGAGACGACTCTGATCTCAAAGCCAAGATGTCTGAAATGAATGAGGAGAAACGCACCAAGCTCAGAGAGATtgag GTTAAAGTCATGAAGTTCCAGGATGAGCTGGAGTCTGGGAAAAGGCCCAAGAAGCCTGGGCAGAGTATCCAGGAGCAGGTGGAGCACTACAGGGACAAACTGCTACAGAAG gagaaagaaaaagagaaacttgaGCGTgagaaagaaagggagaaaaaggaaaaggagaaagcAGAGGCGCGGTTAAAAGAACTgaagaaggaaaaggagaagGATGACACGCCAACCAGGAAAGAAAG AAAGCGGCATCACAGCGGCTCTCCCAGTCCGTCGAGGAGCGGCAGCAGGCGAGGCCGGTCGTCCTCACCGCGTTCAGAGCGCTCGGAGAGATCGGAACGCTCCGATCGGTCGTACTCTAAAGACACAACGTCACGCTCATCCCATAAAGACTCTCCTCGGTCCAGCAACAAAAAATCGTCCAAGAG ATCTCCATCTTCACCTCGCACACCGAAGCGATCGAGGCGGTCGCGCTCCAGGACACCCAAGAAATCAACCAAGAAGTCCCGCTCCAGATCTAGATCCCCCCACCGATCTCACAAGAAATCTAAGAAGAGCAAACACTGA